One Gloeocapsa sp. DLM2.Bin57 DNA window includes the following coding sequences:
- a CDS encoding DUF1611 domain-containing protein, translating into MEIKTNHRVAILLHEGIINNGGKTGLSYLRYGLASTVAVIDYQTAGESLAELTGINLDIPIVKNVEAALAYSPEILIIGIAPSGGSLSPDWQQEIEIAIKQGLSIANGLHTPIVSELNLLPHQWIWNIRQPPADLTIGKARAGLLKAKRILAVGTDMGVGKMSTGLELNKAAQQQGLKSKFLATGQGGILITGTGIPLDGIKVDFAAGAVEQMVISYPDYDCLFIEGQGSLLHPGSTATLPLIRGSQPTSLILVHRAGQTAIKDIPEVLIPPLPEVISLYEMVAKVANISVSPKVKAIALNTFGLNTQEAQKAIDSVTETTNLPCTDVVRFGGDSLLPYLI; encoded by the coding sequence GTGGAAATCAAAACTAACCATAGAGTGGCTATTCTACTGCATGAAGGCATAATCAATAATGGTGGCAAAACGGGACTATCCTACCTTCGTTATGGTTTAGCTTCTACAGTAGCAGTGATTGACTATCAAACAGCGGGAGAATCCCTAGCAGAGTTAACAGGAATTAATCTAGATATCCCCATAGTTAAAAATGTAGAAGCAGCTTTAGCTTACTCCCCAGAGATTTTAATCATTGGTATTGCACCCTCTGGAGGAAGTTTATCCCCTGATTGGCAACAAGAGATAGAAATAGCGATAAAACAGGGATTATCTATCGCTAATGGTTTACATACACCCATTGTCTCGGAACTTAATTTACTCCCTCATCAATGGATTTGGAATATTCGTCAACCACCAGCCGATTTAACCATCGGCAAAGCACGCGCAGGATTACTTAAAGCCAAAAGAATACTAGCTGTAGGGACTGATATGGGTGTCGGTAAGATGTCCACTGGGTTAGAATTAAATAAGGCAGCTCAACAACAGGGGTTAAAGAGTAAATTTTTGGCAACAGGACAAGGTGGTATCTTAATTACTGGTACAGGAATACCCCTAGATGGTATTAAGGTTGATTTTGCAGCAGGTGCAGTAGAACAAATGGTGATAAGTTACCCTGATTATGACTGCTTATTTATTGAGGGTCAAGGTTCTCTACTTCATCCTGGATCTACCGCTACTTTACCCCTTATCCGTGGGAGTCAACCTACTTCTTTAATTTTAGTACATCGCGCAGGTCAAACTGCAATTAAAGATATCCCCGAAGTGTTGATACCTCCTCTACCTGAAGTGATTAGTTTATACGAAATGGTAGCCAAGGTGGCTAATATCTCTGTTAGTCCTAAAGTGAAAGCGATCGCCCTCAATACCTTTGGTTTAAATACTCAAGAGGCTCAAAAAGCCATAGATTCAGTCACAGAAACCACTAATTTACCCTGTACCGATGTAGTTAGATTTGGTGGCGATTCTTTGTTACCTTATTTAATCTAA